The following coding sequences are from one Syngnathus acus chromosome 12, fSynAcu1.2, whole genome shotgun sequence window:
- the urm1 gene encoding ubiquitin-related modifier 1, with amino-acid sequence MAAPVAIHLEFGGGAELLFGGVKEHHVTLPSHEEPWDMKQLLVWIRLNLLKERPELFVQGDSVRPGILVLINDADWELMGELDYRLQERDNVVFISTLHGG; translated from the exons ATGGCTGCACCCGTAGCTATACATCTGGAGTTTGG tgGAGgagcagagcttctttttgGTGGTGTGAAGGAACATCATGTCACTCTTCCAAGCCATGAAGAACCTT ggGATATGAAGCAGCTGCTGGTGTGGATCCGACTCAACCTGCTCAAGGAGCGGCCTGAGCTCTTTGTCCAGGGCGACTCTGT GAGACCTGGGATCTTGGTGCTGATCAACGATGCAGACTGGGAGCTAATG GGCGAGTTGGACTACCGCCTGCAAGAGCGAGACAACGTCGTGTTTATTTCCACTTTGCATGGAGGATAG